From Stenotrophomonas maltophilia, a single genomic window includes:
- a CDS encoding dihydroorotase: MSSTLITNARMVNEGRTFDGDLRIENGRIAQIGSGLTPRDGEQVVDAAGRWLLPGMIDDQVHFREPGLTHKGDIASESAAAVAGGLTSFMDMPNTNPPTLDSTILEAKYELARGRAWANYGFYHGASNDNLEAIRALDPKKAPGVKVFMGASTGNMLVDNPETLDAIFRECPTPIITHCEDTPMIDANLKAFQEKYGDALTPDMHPDIRSREACIKSTRLAMSLARKHGTRLHVLHISTADELALFEKGPLIRADGSRKQITAETCVHFLHFARPDYATKGNLIKCNPAIKEVSDREAITAALADDVLDVLATDHAPHTWEEKQKPYAQAPSGLPLVQYALVAALERVHEGKLTREQVVQKFAHAPAQLFDVEERGFLREGYFADLVLVEDVPFTVKREDVLSKCGWSPFEGTTFRSRIASTWVNGQQVWDGSKLVGEPAGQRMTYDR; this comes from the coding sequence ATGTCCTCCACCCTCATCACCAACGCCCGCATGGTCAACGAAGGCCGCACCTTCGATGGTGACCTGCGCATCGAGAACGGCCGCATCGCGCAGATCGGCAGCGGGTTGACGCCGCGCGACGGCGAGCAGGTGGTGGATGCGGCCGGGCGCTGGCTGCTGCCCGGCATGATCGACGACCAGGTGCACTTCCGCGAACCGGGCCTGACCCACAAGGGCGACATCGCCAGCGAATCGGCTGCCGCCGTGGCCGGTGGCCTGACCAGCTTCATGGACATGCCCAACACCAATCCGCCGACGCTGGATTCGACCATCCTGGAAGCCAAGTACGAACTGGCGCGCGGCCGCGCGTGGGCCAACTACGGCTTCTACCACGGCGCCAGCAATGACAACCTGGAAGCAATCCGTGCGCTGGACCCGAAGAAGGCGCCCGGCGTGAAGGTGTTCATGGGCGCTTCGACCGGCAACATGCTGGTGGACAACCCGGAAACGCTGGACGCGATCTTCCGCGAATGCCCGACCCCGATCATCACGCACTGCGAAGACACGCCGATGATCGATGCCAATCTGAAGGCCTTCCAGGAAAAGTACGGCGACGCACTGACCCCGGACATGCACCCGGACATCCGTTCGCGCGAAGCCTGCATCAAGTCGACCCGGCTGGCGATGTCGCTGGCACGCAAGCACGGCACCCGCCTGCACGTGCTGCACATCTCCACCGCCGACGAGCTGGCGCTGTTCGAGAAGGGCCCGCTGATCCGCGCCGACGGCAGCCGCAAGCAGATCACCGCCGAAACCTGCGTGCACTTCCTGCACTTCGCACGCCCGGACTATGCGACCAAAGGCAACCTGATCAAGTGCAATCCGGCAATCAAGGAAGTGTCCGACCGCGAGGCGATCACCGCCGCGCTGGCCGATGACGTGCTGGACGTGCTGGCCACCGACCACGCCCCGCATACCTGGGAAGAGAAGCAGAAGCCCTATGCGCAGGCGCCGTCGGGCCTGCCGCTGGTGCAGTACGCGCTGGTAGCCGCGCTGGAGCGCGTGCACGAAGGCAAGCTGACCCGCGAGCAGGTGGTGCAGAAGTTCGCCCACGCCCCGGCACAGCTGTTCGATGTCGAGGAGCGCGGCTTCCTGCGCGAGGGCTACTTCGCCGACCTGGTGCTGGTCGAGGACGTGCCGTTCACCGTCAAGCGCGAGGACGTGCTGTCCAAGTGCGGCTGGTCGCCGTTCGAAGGCACCACCTTCCGTTCGCGCATTGCCTCCACCTGGGTCAACGGCCAGCAGGTG